The following coding sequences lie in one Thalassoglobus polymorphus genomic window:
- a CDS encoding AAA family ATPase gives MSSTTEFNQELQSDDVAAIDELREIYAKLRAELAKVIVGQDAVIEQIAICLFARGHSLLMGVPGLAKTLLVRRLAETMSLSFSRIQFTPDLMPMDITGTDILQESQDGRREFEFVKGPVFANIVLADEINRAPSKTQAAMLEAMQEHRVTVVGRPYELSPPFFVLATQNPVEQEGTYPLPEAQLDRFMFLISVDYPSRDEEIEIARTTTGGELPELSSILDAESVLKFQSLVRRVPVPQHIYEFAVDLVRRTRPNVDESPDWLKPLVAWGAGPRAVQYLILGAKSHAALNGSYMARLEDILAVAEPVLSHRVLTNFNAESEGIRSNDVIRRLVDELNAENAS, from the coding sequence ATGTCTTCGACAACTGAATTCAATCAGGAACTCCAATCGGACGATGTCGCCGCAATTGATGAACTTCGCGAGATCTACGCAAAGCTCAGGGCAGAATTGGCAAAAGTGATCGTCGGGCAAGATGCGGTCATCGAGCAAATTGCAATTTGCCTGTTCGCCCGTGGGCACTCATTGTTAATGGGGGTCCCTGGACTGGCAAAAACGCTGCTCGTGCGTCGGCTCGCGGAGACGATGTCATTGTCATTCAGCCGAATCCAGTTTACTCCCGACCTGATGCCAATGGACATTACCGGGACAGACATTCTGCAAGAGTCTCAAGACGGACGGCGTGAATTTGAATTCGTCAAAGGTCCGGTCTTCGCGAATATCGTTCTGGCAGATGAAATCAACCGAGCACCGTCGAAAACACAAGCGGCAATGCTTGAAGCGATGCAAGAGCACCGCGTTACAGTCGTTGGCCGACCTTACGAACTCTCTCCCCCATTCTTTGTACTGGCGACACAAAACCCGGTCGAACAGGAAGGAACCTATCCGTTACCCGAGGCACAACTCGACCGCTTCATGTTTTTGATCTCCGTCGATTACCCGAGTCGTGACGAAGAGATTGAAATCGCCCGAACCACAACCGGCGGCGAATTACCCGAGCTCAGTTCCATTCTGGATGCCGAATCCGTGCTGAAGTTCCAATCACTTGTTCGACGCGTCCCGGTTCCGCAGCACATCTATGAATTCGCAGTCGATCTGGTCCGCCGCACACGTCCGAATGTTGATGAGTCTCCCGATTGGCTCAAGCCGCTTGTCGCCTGGGGAGCGGGACCACGCGCTGTGCAATATCTCATTCTCGGTGCAAAATCACATGCAGCCCTTAATGGAAGTTACATGGCACGGCTGGAAGATATTTTAGCGGTCGCAGAACCGGTTCTCTCACACCGGGTTCTTACCAACTTCAATGCAGAATCCGAAGGAATCCGCAGTAATGATGTCATCCGTCGATTGGTTGATGAGCTGAATGCCGAGAACGCCAGTTAA
- a CDS encoding DUF58 domain-containing protein — MRDFIDPKVVSRLAGLPLDARIPMIGSVSGRHRSPTRGSSLEFSEYRKYVPGDDTRRLDWRAWGRSDRFYIKEYEADTNLRLCPIVDVSGSMNYGIDGTNEVGKRKIDYARQLAGTLAYLAAFQGDAVGLYCAGTEFKKEIPPKRSGAHLRHILDELGEMEGEGETGLAEALHSAAEKIAQRALIVIISDLFLDTETLKSCFQHLRYRKHDVAVFHLLEQNEIDFQFDRPVRFVDLEGAGPMLVDPTTIAKQYRAAVQQYLEDLSHIMKDSVVDYHRVGIEEDVGEVLAKFLLARKK, encoded by the coding sequence ATGCGTGATTTCATCGATCCCAAAGTTGTTTCCCGGCTGGCCGGACTCCCTTTGGATGCTCGCATTCCGATGATCGGAAGTGTTTCCGGGCGTCACCGGAGTCCCACGCGCGGATCGAGCCTGGAGTTTTCTGAGTACCGAAAGTATGTCCCCGGCGATGATACTCGCCGCCTCGATTGGCGAGCCTGGGGACGCAGCGACCGCTTCTACATCAAAGAATACGAAGCAGATACCAACTTGCGATTGTGCCCGATTGTGGACGTCAGCGGGTCGATGAATTACGGAATCGATGGAACGAACGAAGTCGGAAAACGCAAAATTGATTATGCGCGTCAACTCGCAGGCACGTTGGCGTATCTTGCAGCGTTTCAAGGTGATGCGGTTGGCTTATATTGTGCCGGCACAGAATTCAAAAAAGAGATCCCTCCCAAAAGAAGTGGCGCTCACCTGCGGCATATTCTAGATGAACTCGGAGAGATGGAAGGGGAGGGTGAAACCGGACTGGCAGAGGCTCTTCATAGTGCTGCGGAGAAGATCGCTCAGCGAGCTCTGATCGTGATCATCTCCGACCTGTTCCTCGATACTGAAACTCTCAAGAGCTGTTTTCAACATTTACGATACCGCAAACATGACGTCGCAGTCTTTCACTTACTCGAACAAAACGAGATCGACTTTCAGTTTGACAGACCGGTTCGATTCGTCGACCTCGAAGGTGCGGGTCCGATGCTGGTTGATCCAACAACGATCGCGAAGCAGTATCGAGCGGCAGTCCAGCAATATCTGGAAGACCTCAGCCACATCATGAAAGATTCCGTGGTCGATTATCATCGCGTTGGAATCGAAGAAGACGTTGGAGAAGTGTTGGCAAAATTTTTACTCGCCCGCAAGAAATAA
- a CDS encoding BatA domain-containing protein, with product MTFLQPYLLFALPLIALPILIHLINQNRHKTIHWAATMFLLQARKMSRGMARLRYLLIMLARMLAIAGLIFAVSRPMAGGWLGLSAGTTPETTIIVLDRSASMEEQGRGSSLSKRETALKKLSDLITNTGRNTQLVLFESTSSEPIKINTASELLELPETQSTATAADIPELLEQVTEYIVANETGRTDVWVCSDLRESDWNPSGGRWDSIRSQLSDREGVRLYLLNYPETAANNLSVSVSGVHRRESSTGAELVMDIRLTRSEKLDEKQTIPINIVINGARSLLEVEMSGSEVVRNGHTLPLDDDSKSGWGRVEIPGDANPADNIYRFVYSEPAIQKTVIVSDDEKVSKILDLVASNGVDQSLTYESEVLPSASAPALPWDETALILWNAPLPTGPLANQVNKYLKDGKSIIFFPPESPGDEEFLGASWGNWVNVQTEPLSVQRWRTDSDLLGNTLSGSPLPVGKLNIYEYCELNYSELTLLAQFAQAVPLLCKVPSEQGAAYFCSSLPTDAASNFTENGIVLYIMIHRALARGAAVLGAAQQLICGEVNASQTDQWKPLDDLSADQLLSQRRTSAGLYSNEEVQIALNRPLSEDAPAIVSDEALQRTLSGINYTKINDEAGSAMALASEVWRTFLIIMIAALLLEALLCIPDRQQTTQKFPGVPQTPQPSTAS from the coding sequence ATGACGTTCTTACAGCCTTACCTTCTGTTCGCTCTTCCCTTGATCGCGCTACCGATTTTGATCCACTTGATCAATCAGAATCGCCACAAGACGATTCACTGGGCTGCAACGATGTTTCTGTTGCAAGCCCGGAAGATGTCGCGCGGGATGGCACGGTTGAGGTACCTCCTGATCATGCTCGCCAGAATGCTCGCCATTGCTGGCTTGATTTTCGCAGTGAGCAGGCCGATGGCAGGGGGGTGGCTGGGACTTTCAGCCGGGACCACTCCCGAAACCACGATTATCGTGTTGGACCGTTCAGCAAGTATGGAAGAGCAGGGGAGAGGCAGTTCGCTCTCCAAGCGAGAAACCGCACTCAAGAAACTTTCCGATCTCATCACCAACACAGGTCGAAACACACAATTGGTTCTGTTCGAGAGTACGAGCTCTGAGCCAATCAAAATCAACACGGCGAGTGAACTTCTCGAACTCCCTGAAACACAATCGACGGCAACAGCTGCGGACATTCCTGAACTCTTGGAACAGGTCACCGAATACATTGTCGCGAACGAGACCGGGCGCACGGACGTCTGGGTCTGTTCCGATCTCAGAGAGTCTGATTGGAATCCTTCTGGTGGACGTTGGGATTCGATCCGCTCACAACTTTCGGACCGCGAAGGTGTGAGACTCTACCTGCTCAACTACCCTGAAACGGCAGCGAATAATCTTTCCGTAAGCGTTAGTGGAGTTCATCGCCGTGAATCGTCAACTGGTGCGGAACTGGTGATGGACATCCGCTTAACAAGAAGTGAAAAGCTCGACGAAAAACAAACAATTCCGATCAACATTGTGATCAACGGGGCAAGGTCGCTGCTCGAAGTTGAAATGAGCGGCTCGGAAGTTGTCAGAAATGGTCACACTCTCCCACTTGATGATGATTCCAAAAGTGGTTGGGGACGCGTCGAAATTCCCGGCGATGCCAATCCGGCTGACAACATCTATCGATTCGTGTACTCCGAACCTGCAATTCAAAAAACGGTGATCGTCTCGGATGATGAGAAAGTCTCGAAAATCCTGGACTTGGTCGCCTCGAATGGAGTCGACCAAAGTCTGACGTATGAATCAGAAGTCTTGCCGAGTGCATCCGCCCCGGCGTTACCTTGGGATGAGACAGCTCTCATTCTCTGGAATGCTCCGCTGCCGACGGGACCGCTGGCGAATCAAGTGAATAAATATCTTAAGGATGGAAAGTCGATCATCTTCTTTCCTCCTGAGTCACCGGGAGATGAAGAGTTCCTCGGAGCGAGTTGGGGGAATTGGGTGAACGTGCAAACTGAACCGCTCTCCGTTCAGCGCTGGCGTACCGATTCCGACCTTCTCGGAAACACTTTGAGCGGCTCACCTCTTCCGGTCGGGAAGTTAAACATCTATGAGTATTGCGAACTCAATTACTCCGAACTGACGCTGCTGGCCCAGTTCGCGCAAGCAGTTCCTCTCCTTTGCAAAGTCCCATCTGAACAGGGTGCGGCTTATTTTTGTTCGTCACTTCCGACAGATGCTGCATCAAATTTCACAGAGAACGGAATCGTCCTGTACATCATGATCCACCGAGCGTTGGCCCGGGGAGCAGCTGTTTTAGGTGCTGCACAACAATTGATCTGTGGCGAAGTGAACGCATCACAAACCGATCAGTGGAAACCACTCGACGATCTCTCCGCCGATCAGCTTCTTTCCCAACGCCGCACTTCCGCCGGACTGTATTCTAACGAAGAAGTACAAATTGCGTTGAATCGCCCCTTGTCCGAGGATGCACCCGCCATCGTCAGCGACGAAGCTTTGCAACGAACTTTAAGCGGAATCAACTACACAAAAATCAACGACGAAGCAGGATCTGCAATGGCGTTGGCAAGTGAAGTCTGGAGGACATTCCTGATCATCATGATCGCAGCACTGTTACTCGAAGCGCTGCTTTGTATTCCTGACCGCCAACAAACGACTCAAAAATTTCCGGGAGTCCCTCAAACTCCGCAACCTTCTACTGCTTCATAG